agttagcttctttagccagtaggcgtggatcatgtcaggccccagTGCTTTCCActtcttcatgcttgagaccctttcttggctatctgccattgtgatggttactgggtcCTGTTgagggaggttgctgtggtctgctctcaggccCACtagccactgggcattggtgttatgtgatgcctccttctcccatatgtttttccagtattgttcagtctccagccttggtgggtctgctctcatgttactgCCCTGCCACTgggagtacactttggatggttcagtggagaacatcctgtttattctccttgcttctatttctgtGGTGTACCTCTTTAGTCGTGCAGagctgtgagtcgttgtttggcagtctccagggcctctggtatgaacagcttgctgtacttcttacccaacttcatcccacctctctgcagttctgatagttggctaacttctctccgtgttgcccttatttttgcctcaaacctccttctccatgcaggatactgctccttggtggtggtgtaTATTTTGTTGCCAAGCATCTgaaggatcactgttgccatgatgtatatcagcttgttggtctcagtggtgattgtttgtaatgctgcattcacatcttccagtagactttcagaggatacttcacttagtcttggtaaccggctacggaggttccaggtgtccatcttactcacaattttcaatctcaggtcagctgctcttgtgttgagcatgtgggggcttgttacccaatctcgggtggggatggtattgtttcccccctgaccttgcGTCCTGGCTCCCTCTTgccatagcatttgtgttgtaacCTTTCAATTtccagttgtgatagcagttggcgtttgcagatgttggaacactgagctactagttgttttggccctagtctagatggtgggttttgaagtttccataggtcccacatcctcttcatgtaacccctatcactggggttactcatgtagtagcattccaacagttctctatcCTCAGCCCTCGTCCATGAGTGTTGTGTTCCAGTAGCAATATGACTCCTGTATTTCTATCGCTCAGTTGtaatgaggtaggctagtagcattaaggaccttgcctaagggcccacaccGGTGATGACCTGGTCAGGATCCAAATCCCCGACCCTTTGATCTCCCTGCACAGAAGCTTGATCTCTAGCAGAGATGTTATGAGACCACAGGATGAGGTTTGGCCCCAAGCTGTCCTGATTAGTCAAAACTAGATTACAGAGTGCTATCTTGATTTTAACTGCAACTTTGTTTTAGAATTTAGAGTGTAGTTTTAGTGTGGTAGCCACTGAGGGCTGCTAAATGTTGACTCTAAAAGTCCTGGCACCCTTTTGACTCACACTCAAAAAATGTTATACTGTCTCTGGTTGCAGTTGCTTAATCTGAGCCCTTTGTGTACTACTGATAATTTTGGAAGTTTTTGCTCAAGTTATACAATTTTAGGCATCAAAGCAGGCTTTGATGTCTGTGACATGGCCAATGATTGATGGGTGTGATTGACAGTTAAATCATGCAATCAATAAAAGCATCTACTGTAATACATTCATGGTTTGTCAGtcttttaagtttgttttgttgtgctttCCATGGATTGGAATAGTCATACTTACTCTATAATGCTCCAGGATAAGGCATAAAAGACTTATCAGTTGGTTGATTATCACAAAGTGTTTTCTGAAAATTGTTATTTACCATAGGAAACAGCCTCAGAAGAAAACGTTCCATTCACCGAGCCAATCACAGCTTACATTTCCTTTAATGGAAAACTTTGTGCAGGTGGTGTCATCTGTGAGTAAGATCTGTGAAACTGTCTTTGAAGACCAGGTTGCCATCACACATGGATGAGCTGCGTATTCTTCAAGTTGTTCTTCTAGGTAGTTCCCttaatattaatttcaaaaGATTACATTATGAGATGCCAtaacaattaaatatttattattcttttgtCTTGCATTTGAGGTAGGATATTTAACTTGCATTTGTTGCCGTGGAAAGCTGTAGCATTCTTTATATATCAGACTGCttttttgattgtgttttttctgcaggAGTTGTTTATCGTGGTCATGGTTGGGTTTCTGGGTCAGTGTTGGACAAGACAGCCAGACCAGGAGACACCGTCATTCTGTTCTGTGACTGCAGATTTTCTGCTGGAGCATATATTACATGGTTCAGAAACTGTTCTCATGAGAACCAGCCCTCTCTTGTTATGGGAACAAAATATGACTCAAGCAAACGTTTTACAAATTTCCTTAATCCATTCCCTCGTTTCCACTTGGTGAAGAACAATTTATCTGATTCCTATGACCTGATGATCACGAACATCACTTATTCTGATAGTGGACTCTACTACTGTGGGACCGAACAGGGCATAGTGGAGGATAAGACAAAAATTACTGGGAGATATGTTTATAATTATAGCAATGTCATAACAAGGATCCTACTTTGTAAGTATTCTGTTCTGAGttctctctatgtacaagatTACTGTATGTTTCAAAATTACCTGCTTCCTGATTATGAAGTTTAATCCAGCGCATTAACTGCAGTGCAGTTTTAGCAGTATTTTTGTCATTGTCCTGCCAGAAGTTGAAACTCCTTCCCAGTCTTAAAGCATCCCCACTGCATGATACTGCCACTACCATGGTTCAATGTGGGGATGGTATTGTCAGGGTGATAGGATTTATTTTCACCAGACATTCCATTCTCCATGATGGTCAAAATGCTCAGTTTCAGTCTCATCTGACCATTGAACCTTCTTTCATGTGCTTTGGGAGTTGGCCACATGTTGTTTGGCAAACtccaaacatgttttcttatttttgtctttaagcAATGGCTTTTTACTAGCCATTCTTCCATAAAGCCCAGCTCTGTGGAGTGTATGGCTTAATGTGGTCCTATGGACAGATAATCCCATCTCCACTGTGAAGCTTTGCAGCTTCTTCAGTGTAAACTTTGGGGTCTTTGTTGCATCTCTGATTAAAGCCCATCTCGCCCAAGCTGTAAGTTTTTATGGGCAACCCCAAAACCCAAAAACTTAACTTCTAGCTTGTAATGCAATAAAACAGAATACTTTCACAAGACACTGTAAAGTATGCAAGCAAACATTTGTACACGAAATTAAGTTGACACATTTCCCCACTGTGGAACAAATAAAGgctcatcttatcttattaCACTGTGTTTAAACCAGACTCCAGTGAGCCTAATCATGAGACTACGCAAGACTGTGGTTTGTGCTGGATGctgctgttctctctgtgcCCGACTTTTGCTTTTGcatcctctctgctctcttctcTTCTGGTCTATAACCTGTGTCAGAAAAAAGGTATGGGATTTTTATCCACTCAGTCCACCTTTTACATTTCTTTCCCTTGCTCATCTAAGAGTATTATTGACTCTaagttttaaataattatttaatattttatcaattaaattatttttaatcacataGAACGAATTCAGACAAGTGTTTTGCAGATAATTAAGTGTAGGTGTTGCACtaattattttgtcttttctgcagCTAAAAAACCTCAACTCTATGAGAGAAGACCTGGCAACATAGACCAGACAGGAAGAAATCCGGTAATTAACAATAGGAAATTTCATCAATCTTCATATGTACTGATATGCCCTACCTTCTACTATTacaattgtttacatttttgcagACTCAAGTACATTACGGTGAATTATAGTGTTATATCATGATCTCGATCATAGTGGTAAATGAAAAATTTCAATTTTTAGGAAGAAGATGTGTGTTACACTGCACTGGAAATCCGTCAGACATCTCAGAGACCAAAAGTGAAGAAAACCCAGAGTTCAGATTTCAGCACCTATTCTGTAATTAACACACGTAGCGAGCTGACATCTGAAACAACTGATAttatataatacatttaatagtGATAATGTGGCTGGTTTTAATTCAGAGGTTTATGAAGCAATCAGCATGTAAATGAAAGTGAGACAGATATTTAATCATTTCCAAGTGTTGTCATGAAGAGGTTTGTTACAATGCTTAGCTAAAGGTGTGGCTTGATATTATACTCTTTATTAGAAAGTATTAGAATTCTCCCTCGACAATCTTGGCAATTATTTGGCCCTTGTGATACAATCTTTTGGTGCTCTTGCATGATCATAAAGAAAAGTTTTACGTCATTTAcatttgggggtttttttgtgtttttttttttttttttttgttgcagaaCAAACCACAGTGTATATAACTTCATTGAGGAATATAAAGAGACTTAATGTCTTCCTTCACTCTTTACAGATGTGTTATATTTCCCtctactaaataaaaaaaatttaaaatttatcAGGTCTACACATTCACCTTTGTGTGGAAAACCTGTTTGATGGTGTTGATTACAATCCAGCTTCAGGTTCACATTTGTGATTGAAATTGATCTGTAACATTTCATGGTGGTCATGGTGATTGCATCTCTATAACACATCATAGATGCAGGTTACAGgcaatttcctgtttttatctCAGCTTGGTCATCAGCTCATATAGCCTTTACTGGTAGTCTGATACAGTTCCAGTGGCTCAGTAAAGCCCACAGGAAAACCACAGTGACAAAGAGCTTCTCATATAAGAAGCAAAATGTATTGGTGGAGTTTaacctaaaaacattttttgagtttattatatttattattattatttattggcAGGTTTCTGTGGTTAGAATTCAGGAGCCCTACAATAACCTCAGCTATATTTAGTGTACAGTTTATTTCTGAATCTACATCAAAGTGGTGTCTATTTCTTACGTTTGTGAGATCAGATGAGGTCTGCTTTGACTGCAGTGTAATTGCTGTGTATTATCAATTGTTGTAGGTTAGGGTTACAAAAGGCATTGTATTGTGGTAGCATTTACACCTACCATGGTCAGCATCTCTTCATAGGTACATCTAAATAACAAATGTGGCATTTTTGGTTGGATGATATATGAATGTTTTGTTACCAGTATCTGGATATTCATATATAaactattttctttcttctgtagACTGCTATATACTGTAGGAAAAACCTAAACCTTGATTTTCTTTTGATGTATTCTATGAATGATTAGTCACACTAGCTTCTGGTGAAACTTTCCTGACCTCTAGTGGAGATGTTAAGTAAACAAACCAAAAGGTTTAACTCCAATCTGTCTCCAACCATTCACACTAACCGACAGTGCTTATTTCTAAATTTACCACATCTGCTAGATTCTATTAATGTGAAATATCACTATACAGTATTGATCCTGACCAGTATGCCATGCAATGAGAGAAATTCTAAATCACTGCTGTTAACAAATTACAACACATGACATCTTCTAACGTGGCTATCATATTGATTTCATTATAACGATGGTGTAAATGtgttagggtagggtagggttAGAGTTATGGACCACATTGGGttgtagggttagggttattgAGGACATTGTATTGTAAGGTTAGGGCTATGGTGGGCATTGTATTGtaaggttagggttatggtGGGCATTGTATTGtaaggttagggttatggtGGGCATTGTATTGtaaggttagggttatggtGGGCATTGTACCGTAAGGTTAGGGTTATGGAGGGCATTCTATTGTAGGGTTAGGGttcaccaaatcacaatacaatcatctcaaggtactttacaaaaacaaaaaaatccaacaaattccttatgagcaaccacttggcgacagtggagaggaaaaactccctttaacagaagaaaaaacctccagcagaaccgggctcagtttgggcggccatctgcccTGAACGTTTGGGGgggagtggatagaggagagagaaaagaacagcaacaataaacaacaaatagacactgcaggttggtggggccagtaactgcacatcagcaatatacagctccaggaccagggacacctgcagaaggtacagagagagaacagagagagcgagagagagagagcacaaagttagtgacattcactggtggaatatacatgtcaggggggaggagaggagaagggaaggggGCGGAGGGTTAGGATacgggagctcagtgcaccgatggtcctcaggcagtctaattgggatggggtctaagagacattgatgatttagacgaagcaactactgatgtgaattcaaagagatctatgggagagaagcagtctaaacataactgaggtcttacagatgattcaagagctattgTAGTagaagggttagggttaggttatgGAGGGCATTGTATtatagggttagggttagagttaggaAGTGCATTGGGTTGTAGGGTTAGGGATTGGGGGTTTAAAGCTATCTTCATGGCTTTCCCATTTTGTCTAATCAAGGCAATGGTTTGGAGTAGAGTGCTAAAGGCATGGACCAGCACAGGTCACTAAGGTCACCTGAGCTCTATGTTAACCATATTCCAAAGTTACGTGCTATAAACTGAATAGTTTCCATCAAGCAATGTAAAAAGTAATGTAAAAGTGTTGTTCAAGATTAAATGATCAGGGGGCAGTAGAGGAATCTATCTGGTTACAATTAATGTTAGAGAAAGATGAGGTGAGGTCAGTTCGATTGGAATAAGACAGCATTTGATGCTGAGCATCAAGATCAAGTTGTTAAGGTTAGGAAAATGTACTGATCAATGATCATTTATTTGATCTGAGTCCTTTTGAAGCCAAAGGGTTAAGGGTTATCTAAAGTAGTTCTACCTTTATGATTTGCCCCACTCTGCATGATTCAAAGACGTTTGGGATGAAAAGGCAAATACAATGCACAGGCTGGCTATGTCATTCAGGCGCCCTGACACATTATGCCACTGGTAGCTAAAAATAAAGGGGCCTGGATGGTTACAATTAAGGTGTTTCATTTTGGATAGGGTTTATAAAACCTTTATGTGTGATTAGGATCAGAGCAATAATTGGGTTTTATTAGGGGGGTTAAGGGTCAGGGTAGAAGAATTGTGCAGTAAAAAGGTCACAAACTGCAACTTTGCTAGAGAGCAGTTATTTCAGTTAACTCTGTACTGAAAACACATTACTTAAATTTGtttagagaaaacagacaaaatgatgCACACCTAGATCTAACtgatactactactactgataCTACTACTTTGTGTTTAATTCAGACTCCAGTGAGCCTCATCTTGACTACCATACTGACTTTGTCACATGACCTAAGTATGAATCTGAGCAGTACATGGAGAAGTCATAATCCTTGTCTCTCTATGGTATCTGCCATCAGATGTTTCAAACAGATCTGTATATGAAATTGTTCTTGTAATTTTCTGTATAGatgtgctttgtttgttttcttttcaccttTTAAATAATAGATTAAATATTGATCAGCCACACAGAACCTCTAGGCAGAGGCTCTTTGTTGTTGTGAGTTACAGTTCAGTTTCATGTTCCCTTTTTCGATCAATATATTACATTTCATAAGGGTAGTGCTTGTCTGTAGACATGATAGACTTTCCTGTTATTTATCCCAAGACAGCCATCAGCTCATGTAGTTATAATCAAAATTTTTTGAAAGGCATCTAAAGAATTTTACTTGTAGACAATACAGGATCATAGAGAGTTGCCTGTAAAGGCAGTGTAAACCACATTATGTAAACCATGCAGTGATCAGTAAAGTtcacaggaaacccacacagcCTGTCCTATCACTGCAAAAGctgaaaaagttttttaaaagaataattttCTTGTTTACTATTATTTACTTATTAATGACAATTAGGGAACAGAAGAGTTCAGTGGTAGTGGAAAAAAATGTAGCAACTGTGATCGATATTCAAACCTCTGATTCAAAGTGACTGTACATggtaaaaagtgttttaaaaagtggaGCAGCAGTTGCTGAGTAGATCACACCTCATGTTGGCACCCCAGTGCTTACATGTTGATGATACAACACATAGGTACAGCTGTGCATCCAATTACAAATGGATGAGTATTTAAAGTTATGAACACAGAGTATTCATTCAAAAATGcatcatgtttttcatgttgcaAAATGTCCAAAATGTGAATTTAGCAGTCATTAAGGTTCAGGCTTCTTACTGTTGAGATTAACAATACTTAGGTCCTAAATATAGCAGTAGTATTTGAAAACTACTCTTACATTTActtaaacatttacatttacattcttCCAGGCATTTTAGCTTGTGGGGTGTTTTACTACACATGAtcaatttaaaattcttttatGCTAAATTATTTTTGCTGCACACAATGCAATTATCACTGATAATAAGACTGACTCACCCTCTTATCCCACTGTCTGTAATAGCTGCTGGTTTTGTCCTGCTTTGTTGTTCAAAATGGCAACTTGCTGGAGTGTTACACAATAATTGGCAATTAAAGTCGAAAACAGTCTACAACCTAGTTACAATTTGCAGTCTAAACTCTAAAGCTAAATTAGGATGCATAGAAATTAAGCACTGAATGAACTGAATACCTGTCCTTGCTGACATTGTCCTCTGAATCCTACTGATAATGACTATCCAGGTTCTGGATAGTACCATCATGTTGATGATGgtactttaaaaaatatcttaATGTAATTGTACAGAAACTCACAGTATAGtataataaacaacaacactaacatcataatacataatatatgTAACATTATACAGTCTGTCCATACTCTAGTGGTGTGGACATAttgttcttttctgtatttgctCACATTTGCAGTTTCTTCTTTAGCTTCTTTATTACTGACTGCCCCAACAACCAGTTACAAAGATGTTACCAAGCACTGCAGAGTCGACAGTAACCTCACAGGAAActcacactgacaaacagacCCTTATACCACCGCAGAGCTCAGTATGTGTGCAGATTGCATTTGATGAGGAGTGGCCAGCGGAAGGTGTTGCTGCAGCGTTTTCTGTGTTCACTGTTTAAAAGATACAAATACGCACACTACACTAAACCGAACATGTACATATACAAAGTGTgacttctgctgtttttttttttgttgtttttgttttttttacacatccAGTAGTTATTTTAAGATGGCCAGAAAAACAGTGAGCAGTGGCTGACAAGCAGATGACTTTGTGCACACTGAAATAGtcatttgtatattttgtagtttgttttcctttttcattaaaataaatgaatttggTTGTTGCAAATTTTCACAAAGCAGGTatgcagaaatcctctgaatATATGCAGCTCAGCAACATCACATGTCCAAAATGTGAACTTTGCAGGTGTAAAGAAAAGAGTCCTGGTTTCTGAACCATTTGGTCAATAAGAGTTGATCAAGGATCAAAGATATTTATTAACAGAGGAACGCTCAAGCCttaaaattatgtaaaaatagTGATTATTTTATAGCCTCTATCACATAGCCACATTACAACTTCTGAATACAGATATGATGTTTTCCAGTCTTACCATTAAATGTGAAGAAATTGAATGTGTTTTCAGGCAATATGTATTTGCTTCCTACAATGAACCATGTCACTACTGATCCAAACTCATCTCCGTCTTGTCACACTGTAAACAACATCTGCTGGTTAggagctttttttaaaatgacacaggCATATTGTTGTTTTGAAACAGACTGTTGCCACAAAGATAGCAGCAGCTTATTGTCTAAAATACCACTATATGTCATATGTTTACATGCAGAGAATTGAACTAAATAGCCAATTGTTCCCTGGAAAGACAATGCACTTTTATATGAATATGCATTGACATTGAAGATAACATCAGTCTATCAACTGATGCTGCTGTTCTGTCTGTATCCAGCTTTTGAATTTCTCTTGCCACTCCTCACTTTTGCTTTATTACCAGTGTCATAAAACAgatacccactgtatacagcATAAAACTGCAATCCATTCAGTCCCTTTTCTTCAGTTTATGATATTACATTACAGAATatcttctttctgtgtttttttttttgttgtttttttttttgttgctatccaggtcaccagtccatcagaGGGCCAGATATAGAAAAACaaactcacattcactcctatgggcaatttagagtcaccaatcaacctgacatacgtgtttttggactgtgggaggaaaccagagtacctggagaaaacatgcaaactccatacagaaaggccaggttgcaaaccctcaaccttcttgctgtgaggcagcagtgcaaaccactcatccaccatgccGCCCTAAAAATGATGTTATGATCCAAATACAAGATATATGCCTGAATATGCAAACACCACATCATACCACAAACAACCACATAAATTCCTGTGTCCTGCTTTGCAAAAATGGCATTTTGTATCCAGGTTAACATTAATTGGTCTTGAGAATGCAGCTGGAGAACTGATTTGTTAATTTTAAGTAAAGTTACCTTGAATAACTTTGTTTTCTTAtattgaaataaatacaataaaagtaCTATTGTGATTGGCTGGGTGCTGACATTAAATTAGAGAAGAGTAAATTTAAAGCTGAGCAATGGTCTTAAACATATCCTGCCCATGCAAATAACCCCTGCTGAACGCTATCATACAGCAGATTAAATGTGCAAAGATCCTCTAAAACTAGAGATTACTTTATGCTTTGCAGCAAAGTGAGTTCGGCAATCAGTTTGTTCAAATATGCACATGAAGATTTGCACATGCAGGTCATGTGATTTTTAGAAGAGTAAAGTCAAAGGCAATTTTTCACTATTCCACGACTTAACTGACTGAgaatgtataaaaatattggTATGTTGAGAACAACCTTAGGGAATAGGGGACACCTGTAAGACCTGCCAAATGTGTTAAGATGAGTTGCTGACAACATGGGCTTATTCCTGACATTTTAAACCTGGATTTACCTGTAGAAGGCTACAGAGCTGGATGGATCCTACAGACAACTCATGTAAGAGTGAAATAGGATAGGGAGTTCTGGTACAAGCTGAAACGCATTGGTCCCAGAAAAAGCTGTTCTTCATACTCCCAGTGTTGCAGGAGTTTGCCCTCATTTGAATGAGTAAGGGCATCATGGATGCACAGTGGTTAACagtgtcacctcacagcaaaagCAGGTTCTGGGTGTGAATATGGGGGCTGACTGTGGAGTCTGTATGTTCTCTGGCTTCTTCCCACTGTCCACAGACAGGTACTGGAGGTTAGGTTAACTGTCTAGttgtctgtgtctatgtgtcatCCATGTGTCCGATAGGCAAACACTGAACTGAGtgcaaaagattaaaaaaagttgttaaaggggaaaaaaatgccaTGAATGAgatgtaattcaattcaattcaatttatttgtatagcgccaaatcaaaataca
This genomic window from Mastacembelus armatus chromosome 1, fMasArm1.2, whole genome shotgun sequence contains:
- the LOC113128340 gene encoding uncharacterized protein LOC113128340; protein product: MDELRILQVVLLGVVYRGHGWVSGSVLDKTARPGDTVILFCDCRFSAGAYITWFRNCSHENQPSLVMGTKYDSSKRFTNFLNPFPRFHLVKNNLSDSYDLMITNITYSDSGLYYCGTEQGIVEDKTKITGRYVYNYSNVITRILLYSSEPNHETTQDCGLCWMLLFSLCPTFAFASSLLSSLLVYNLCQKKAKKPQLYERRPGNIDQTGRNPEEDVCYTALEIRQTSQRPKVKKTQSSDFSTYSVINTRSELTSETTDII